Proteins co-encoded in one Capsicum annuum cultivar UCD-10X-F1 chromosome 9, UCD10Xv1.1, whole genome shotgun sequence genomic window:
- the LOC107843245 gene encoding heterogeneous nuclear ribonucleoprotein Q, producing the protein MPRTRSSAAATKSEPEKPVETEEQVDFEGDNEEEEEIEYEEVEEEVEMEEEEEEEVEEEVEEEEEEEEEEEEENESDGSGDGKSSKDVKMKVDAEDVEKKHAELLALPPHGSEVYIGGITSDVTEADVKEFCERIGEVTEVRIMKGKDASQNKGYSFVTYRNKDLASKAIKELNNTELKGRRIKCSPAQAKHRLFIGNVPRTWGEEDMRTAVTNVGPGVINIELVKDPQNSGRNRGFAFIEYYNNACAEYSRQKMSNSDFKLDDNAPTVSWADPKNAETASSQVKAVYVKNLPKHINQDKLKELFEHHGKITKVILPPAKPGQEQSRYGFVHFADRSCAMKALKNTEKYEIDGKILECSLAKPQADQKSSGGSSSQNGVTLPTYPPRIGYGMMGAPYGALGAGFGGPGVAQPMVYGRGATPGGLAMMPMLLPDGRIGYVLQQPGVMHTPPPVSRGGGRSSGGSGSSGGRRGDSGGRGRSRYNPY; encoded by the exons ATGCCGAGAACAAGGTCCAGTGCTGCAGCTACTAAATCTGAACCTGAGAAGCCTGTTGAGACTGAAGAGCAGGTTGACTTTGAAGGGGATAACGAAGAAGAGGAAGAGATCGAGtatgaagaagtagaagaagaggtGGAAatggaagaggaagaagaggaggaggtaGAAGAGGAGgtggaagaagaggaggaggaggaggaggaggaggaggaggaaaacGAAAGTGATGGATCTGGAGATGGAAAGAGTTCAAAGGATGTAAAAATGAAAGTTGATGCTGAGGATGTGGAGAAAAAGCATGCTGAGCTCCTTGCCCTTCCTCCTCATGGTTCCGAAGTGTACATTGGTGGTATTACTTCAGATGTTACTGAGGCAGACGTAAAGGAATTTTGTGAGAGAATTGGGGAAGTTACGGAG GTAAGAATAATGAAAGGGAAGGATGCATCTCAGAACAAAGGCTATTCATTTGTTACCTACAGAAACAAGGACTTGGCATCCAAGGCTATTAAAGAGCTCAACAACACTGAGCTGAAG GGAAGGAGGATAAAATGTTCTCCAGCTCAAGCTAAGCATCGGTTGTTCATTGGTAACGTTCCTAGAACCTGGGGGGAGGAAGATATGAGGACAGCTGTAACGAACGTAGGGCCTGGGGTTATTAATATTGAGTTGGTGAAG GATCCCCAGAACTCCGGTAGAAATCGTGGATTCGCTTTTATAGAATATTATAATAATGCATGTGCAGAGTATTCGAGACAAAAAATGTCAAATTCAGACTTTAAGCTTGATGATAATGCACCAACTGTTAGCTGGGCAGATCCCAAAAATGCTGAGACTGCTTCTTCACAG GTTAAAGCAGTGTATGTGAAGAACTTGCCTAAACACATTAACCAGGATAAGCTCAAAGAGTTGTTTGAACATCATGGGAAAATTACAAAAGTAATTCTTCCTCCAGCTAAACCAGGGCAAGAACAGAGCAGATATGGCTTTGTTCACTTTGCTGATAGGTCATGTGCTATGAAGGCCCTGAAGAACACTGAGAAATATGAGATAGACG GGAAAATTCTGGAATGCTCACTTGCAAAGCCTCAGGCAGATCAGAAATCTTCAGGAGGATCAAGCTCACAAAATGGAGTCACACTTCCAACTTATCCTCCTCGTATTGGCTATGGAATGATGGGAGCTCCCTATGGTGCTTTAGGGGCAGGATTTGGTGGTCCAGGTGTTGCCCAA CCAATGGTCTATGGAAGAGGAGCTACACCCGGTGGCTTGGCAATGATGCCGATGCTTTTACCTGATGGAAGGATTGGATATGTCCT GCAACAACCAGGAGTTATGCACACACCACCTCCAGTATCACGAGGTGGTGGACGTAGTAGTGGAGGAAGCGGTTCAAGTGGTGGAAGGCGGGGTGACAGTGGTGGACGAGGGCGTTCCCGTTACAACCCATACTAG